In Hyphomicrobiales bacterium, a single window of DNA contains:
- a CDS encoding SDR family oxidoreductase, producing MKLKDRIAVITGSAKGIGLSIAERFVAEGARVVMCDVLDEMGVREASRIRANYHHCDVSKPKDVNALVAAVVRDHGSLDILVNNAGVSLAKDFLDLTEEDYDHVLDINLKGSFLMLQAAAREMVKQVRAGRKAGAIVNMSSVNDTLAIPAIAPYVMSKGGVKQLTAVAALALAPHGIRVNGIGPGSIRTDMLTATLQDKAAYTRAMSRTPLGRPGEPSEVASVATFLASDDASYVSGQIIYVDGARMPLNYTVPVPE from the coding sequence TTGAAGCTGAAGGACCGCATTGCCGTCATCACCGGATCTGCCAAGGGAATCGGCCTTTCCATCGCCGAACGCTTCGTCGCCGAAGGGGCCCGGGTGGTGATGTGCGACGTGCTGGATGAAATGGGCGTGAGGGAAGCAAGCCGCATCCGCGCCAACTATCATCACTGCGACGTGTCCAAGCCGAAGGATGTGAATGCGCTGGTCGCCGCCGTGGTGCGCGACCATGGCAGCCTCGACATTCTCGTCAACAATGCGGGAGTCTCGCTGGCAAAGGATTTCCTGGATCTCACCGAGGAGGACTACGACCACGTCCTCGACATCAACCTCAAGGGCTCGTTCCTGATGTTGCAGGCGGCGGCGCGCGAAATGGTGAAGCAGGTGCGGGCGGGCCGCAAGGCGGGCGCCATCGTCAACATGTCATCGGTCAACGACACGCTCGCCATTCCGGCCATTGCACCCTACGTCATGTCGAAGGGTGGCGTGAAGCAGCTGACCGCCGTTGCAGCGCTGGCGCTGGCGCCCCACGGCATCCGCGTCAACGGCATCGGCCCGGGATCGATCCGCACCGACATGCTCACCGCGACGCTGCAGGACAAGGCGGCCTATACGCGCGCCATGTCGCGCACACCGCTGGGGCGTCCGGGCGAGCCTTCGGAAGTGGCGAGCGTTGCGACGTTCCTCGCTTCCGACGATGCAAGCTATGTGTCGGGTCAGATCATCTACGTCGATGGCGCGCGCATGCCGCTGAACTATACGGTGCCGGTGCCGGAGTGA
- a CDS encoding SDR family NAD(P)-dependent oxidoreductase — MDQIKGKRVFITGAARGLGAAFAVVLADMGAKLFLTARNIEPLSALAESIRLRTGTAPEYHALDLADVSQVTLFAKAWRDQNQPLDILVNNGAMWLSGSMDSHDAFAIQQTITANVTGTLLLTRGLLPLLKASPAADIVNVVSVSGMSNVPLQGASIAYIASKHGQAGLTDGLRQELRGTGVRVTALYPPNIEDLSPLNPKEWDAARDTASWLTTKDVVGTALGALSRARHVHFMSVLMETATANFHGH; from the coding sequence ATGGATCAGATCAAGGGGAAACGCGTCTTCATCACGGGTGCCGCGCGAGGCCTCGGAGCCGCCTTTGCCGTGGTCCTCGCCGACATGGGCGCGAAGCTCTTCCTCACGGCGCGCAACATCGAACCACTTTCGGCGCTGGCGGAATCGATCCGCCTGCGCACTGGCACGGCACCCGAATATCATGCGCTCGATCTCGCCGATGTCTCGCAGGTCACGCTTTTCGCCAAGGCCTGGCGCGACCAGAACCAGCCACTCGACATTCTCGTCAACAACGGCGCGATGTGGCTGTCGGGGTCCATGGATTCGCATGATGCATTTGCGATCCAGCAGACGATCACCGCCAACGTCACGGGCACACTTCTGCTGACGCGCGGATTGCTGCCGCTGCTCAAGGCGTCTCCCGCTGCCGACATCGTCAATGTCGTGTCGGTGAGCGGCATGAGCAACGTGCCGCTGCAAGGCGCATCCATCGCCTACATCGCGTCGAAGCATGGACAGGCGGGATTGACGGACGGCCTGCGGCAAGAACTCCGCGGCACGGGCGTGCGGGTGACGGCGCTCTATCCGCCGAACATCGAGGACCTGTCGCCACTCAACCCGAAGGAATGGGATGCAGCACGCGATACGGCAAGCTGGCTTACCACCAAGGATGTGGTAGGAACCGCGCTCGGCGCCCTCTCGCGGGCCCGGCATGTGCATTTCATGTCGGTGCTGATGGAGACGGCGACGGCCAATTTTCATGGACATTAG
- a CDS encoding short chain dehydrogenase, with amino-acid sequence MRILAVGGTGTVGKAALSDLRKRHDIVTAGRTTGDVKVDVMDEASIEAMFKALGPVDAVVTTTGHGHFGPVADMTPQQFRKGVEDKLMGQINVALIAIRHVKDGGSITITSGVTNRDFIRKGANAASMNGALDDFVRAAAIEMPRGIRINCVSPGLLEESAVKYDGFFPGHVPVTSARVGIAFTKCVEGAINGQVVTVD; translated from the coding sequence ATGCGCATTCTCGCTGTGGGTGGAACCGGAACCGTCGGCAAGGCCGCCCTCAGCGACCTGCGCAAGCGCCATGACATCGTCACCGCGGGTCGCACCACCGGTGATGTGAAGGTCGATGTCATGGACGAGGCCTCCATCGAGGCCATGTTCAAGGCCTTGGGCCCTGTCGACGCGGTGGTCACGACCACCGGCCACGGCCACTTCGGACCCGTTGCCGACATGACCCCGCAGCAGTTCCGCAAGGGCGTGGAAGACAAGCTCATGGGCCAGATCAATGTGGCCCTGATCGCCATCCGCCACGTGAAGGATGGTGGTTCGATCACCATCACCAGCGGCGTCACCAACCGCGATTTCATTCGCAAGGGCGCCAACGCCGCGTCCATGAACGGTGCGCTGGACGACTTCGTGCGCGCCGCTGCGATTGAAATGCCGCGCGGCATTCGCATCAACTGCGTGAGCCCGGGCCTACTGGAAGAATCGGCTGTGAAGTACGACGGCTTCTTCCCCGGCCATGTTCCCGTCACGTCGGCCCGCGTCGGCATCGCCTTCACCAAATGCGTGGAAGGCGCCATCAACGGCCAGGTGGTGACGGTCGACTAA